From the Macrobrachium nipponense isolate FS-2020 chromosome 9, ASM1510439v2, whole genome shotgun sequence genome, the window ATATCTTTGACTTTCTTTTTAGCCGAGCAATATCGCGTGACCGTAGTCACATCAGACACACTCGAATCGCAGCGGGGTGGGGGCGATGTAGCAAGATTCACTCTCAAGCTGAGAGGGCAACATGGAGAGCACATCATCCCTCCTGCTGAGAAGTAAgtttagcaaatatttttttcattttcttttaaatttacgAGGTTGTTATGACTTCTGAAACGCTTTATATACTCTGGTTATGATTTGCTGCAGTCGACTGGCTACCAGATACAAGAGTAAACGGCGAGTTTATTTTTCAGGTAATGGTGATAGGTCTACTGTCTTTTGCTgggaaaatcatcatcatcataattattattactatcagaAATAGAATGAAAGTAAGGTTTTGTTATTACTAAAATTGACCACAAACCTTTGCAGTCTGATACGAGTATTAAGGAATAAAGGCGCAACAATTACAGCAAAGATGACTGGAAGTACCATTGTACCTTTTTGTTTCAAGCTAATCACTGTCATTAGATCAGTAATCATTAGGAAATAAGATTGATTCAATATTCTTAACTACTGTTTGTATGTCGCCAGTCCACGTAAATCAATCAATGCTCAATTACTCAATTTACATCGTGTTAAAAACTGCTTTTTTATTTGTCACAAATAGTTCAAGAACGGTAAATTTACATCTCCAATTGCTAGTTTGCAATTGTTCTATTATCTTAAGGATACCAGAAGGAGTACTTTGCGATTTTCGACCATTTTTCCGCACTGAAATGTGACTGAATAGCAATATACACTGGCACTATGTGTAGGACAATCATAAAGGCTAAATCCTTACCGAACAGGATGAAGGCACCCTCCTCCCATCGTTGAATAAACCAAAACCTCAAAGGGCCAGCGAACCTCACGGTGAAGAAACCAAATTAAGGTAGATCCacagtactattccgcggcggcctagactatggcagttgcggttttctatggagttttacctcctgaacaagaattttaagtaatatttattcggacgactgtaattaacccccgggggccagtactaaacacggcgaaatacattggacgccccaatccctagtggatgtcgtatccgcggttacgttccttgcagtccgtgcggaactattctgtagaattacccaaATTAAATTTCCGCCAAAAGGAAACCAAACTCCAAAGatcttatttttttactctctctcttccagatccGTATTCATCGAACCCGGCAGACGCCAGTCTTGGGTTGGGTTCGCCTCTCACCTGGGTCCTTTGAACGCCCTACAAGTCGACTACGAGGAGGACCAGGGTCTCCTCCACGCCCTCATTTTCAGGTTCAGCCCTCCAGCGCTTTACGTCGAATCCTTCGTCGTCGACGAGTTGTCGACGGGAGTGACGTAAGGAACATCTTGTTTGTATTTGGCAGATGGAATTGTTCAATCAAGTCCTGTCTTTTAAAAGCTTTCTTTTTTTGAAAGTAAGTCTATCATTTGTACCCTTCTTCCTTCAGTCTTTCTGGGCTAGAAAAGGGTACAAGGTttgcataattattttaatattgtaaaaggaTGTTTGTGCTAATAATATGGAGCAAACTGAGATGGTCAtaattttaatagaaaataaaaattgtataagGGGAGCGCCGATGCCATAAGGCCCCATTATAAAGTAAGTGACTGTTTCTACCTCATCATTGAAGAGACTTGCTTCAAAATTTTACCTCTTATTCTACAACTAATAAAGAAAATTCTCTCGTGGGGAAATTTAGAAATTCGACCTCTAAGTTCATTGGTtctgcagttaaaaaaaaatcatgacgtGGCTTCAAAATAAATTTGCAAAATTAAAAGTTGCACAGACAAGCGaatttttagttttgaaaaaaaagtgagttttgagaaaacagcaaaagaaaaatatttttggactTTCAAAAATCCTGAGAGATTCTGGACATCTAGTGCAAGTTATCCTTATATCATTATAACCCATTTCTCTGACACGTCCGGTAAAGAGAATGGGATCTCTTAGTGGGTGACAACTATGtctgaataaattttttaaaagtaattttacattttttttaacaatttgttattCACAGTGCCGTACAAGCGATGAACAAAATTATCCATGAaccaatctaaattttttttttggaaaaacttTTCTAGATGTTTATTTACGTATAAAACAGTCCAAAACAATGTATAACTTAATTGATTCTATCCTGAATTATTCATACAGACATTTTTTACGAGTCATTTTTACAATTTGTGGTTCACAGTGCCATACAAACGATGAACAAAGTCAATAAACCAGTCTAAAAATTCCTTTTAGCATTATCATTTCAGTTGGATCTTGATAAATGATTGTTTaatttatgtcatatatatatatatatatatatatatatatatatatatatatatatatatatatatattatatatataatatatatataaagctgagaaattatttttagacaatttttatCAGAAGCATCTAAATTTCAATAGACAGGATTTTCCACAATGCATGTTTTCTTCAGGTTAAATGATTGTGcagtttcttcattttcattgcatttgGTAATGTCTTCCATTATCTTGGTTTTCAGAACAAGTTTCGAATTCTGTGGCTCCAAAATGCAGGCTGGAGAGTCTCACGTACTATTTGCGGATACGCAATGTCCTCGGGAAAGCTAGGTTACtacagagtcaaagtatatagggtctgctcaactcggcagtgggggcggagctaatactgtgatgtcacaagagtaacactttcccgtgcttctccattgataTAGCTTTGACTCTGGGTTACTACATGAGCAGTTCGAGACGACTATATTCTCATATTATGTTTTCACCTCTTATAGCCCTCAGATTTCGTGACCTATATAAATTTTGGGACGTTTGTACCCAAGGGTTACCAAATTTTTAAATGCTGACATAACCACACCAGGAGAATCTGTTGGTGTCTAACGGCACCTTTTATTGTCTTGTCACCAGTTTCAGTGTCAAGTAGCTAATAATGTTGGTAAGGCTGAAGTTGTGCTTGTGCAAACATCACTTAGAGATAATCTGTATGATATTGTTACTTAAACTGGTGAAATGTTATGTCCCGGATTTAAGATTTGACGACCTAACATGCCATGTTAGTTATCAAGTAAGCTTAAGTTCTATACTTAACGAACACAGTGTTCTAAAAATGATCACAGACTCTGATAGAGTATACAAGTCCATTGTTATGCTGAAGGTGATATGTTTATTCGCAATTCTTGTTTGATATGActctattttacaaaatatacattacAGTTGTTGAATTGTATTGATCTAGTACGccatttactatttttatataaGCCTCttgtaatatagttttttttggaATAAAATTGTCAAATAGATTAGAACTGATGGTTTGTCCTCAGCAACATTTTACTGAGTGTCTCCTGCTCTGTAAATTTGCTTTACTTTGTTGTCATCTTGCTATACTAGTATGAGCTGTTGTTaatatatatcaaagaaaataacaaatcaCTGgaattctacagtaaaaatttTCAAACTGTTAACAAGGTGAATTAAGATAGTTTAAAATATGTTGCTTTTAGACGAGTTAGACCACACAACAATAATTCAGTTTCTCTTTCTTCGCACTGTGGCTACCCTCTTTAATGTTAAGTTGATATCATGAATATTATACCCCTAGATGAACTGTCTTTTCTCTCAGTGTTTGTTAAGGAGCaataaaatcattttcacaacTTAAAACTGATAAACCCAGAATCCAATTGGCTACTTATGAAGTGGAGAAGATGATGTATGCAATGATAAGAGCTACGAGGATGGAAGGAATGGCCACCTGGCAGAACGCGTTTACTTTGCGGCTCCTCTCTGGTACTGGATACAGAAACCTCTTCATTTTGACGGGCGCCACTCTTTCTCTGGCCTCCTGCATATTCAGGTGGTTTATGACCActaaaatgatgatgatggagaAGCTGATGAAGATGGTGAACACGAACCACACGTCAAGGAGCTTCAAGTAGGAGGTCTTTGGGGAGATCTCAGAAATCTGCGTGAACAGCGTGGCCAGAACCAGGAGAGCAGTCAGCGAGACCATGATGCGATCGTTGAAGTCGTTCAGGTCGAAGTAAAGAGTCGAGTACGAAATGACCACCATCAGGAAGGTCGGGACATAGGTGCTGCTGATGTGGAATCCTGATAAGTTGTCCATGCTGATGACGATCTTGCGGCCGCTGTAGTTGTACCATTCGGCATCTTCCATTGTCAGAGACTCAACCTCGTACTCTCCCAAATTTGCAGACCCCCGGAACTCGACCACATCGTTGGAAGTCTTGAAAGCGACCAAGTCTTGAGTGAAATACTTCATTCGGATCTTGAAGTAGCAACGCTGGGTGTCAAAGGGGTAGTTAACAAAATTCATCTGACACGAGACTTTGACGTTGAAGGTCTGGGTAAGTTTCAGGGAATTGTTTGAGCCGGGATATATCTCGTCTGCAAAAATTCAAGGTGAAAATGCTTTATCTACAGAATGCAATATGAACTAGTAAATCAAGTTTGTCGCTCTAGTTATCTGTGATGGGAGAGGTAAATTGTATTGCAAGAATCCATAAACAACAATCTCCTTGACTCAGGTTAAAAGGAAACAACAAAGGGGCAATAGGGAAACAAAAAACCCAAAAGCTCACCTTCTTTAACCCTTGTGACATCATCGGGCAACGGCCCGGAGTGCATGACGGCCACGAAGGTCTCCCATCTGAGGATGGTATCCGCCTCACTTCCAGTGTAATCCTCGAAGAGGAAGTCTGGCTGCCAAATGCGTTCTCCGCTCCTGATAACGTTGAGGGTCTCCGCGTAGTTGAGGCTCAACATGTCTAGGCGGTTGTCCCTCCACATGAGGGTCACATTTGCATCAAAGGTCATCTTCATGCCCAGGGTGTCTATGGGTTGTATGGACATAATGGAGATGTGGAGGAAGATGCGGGCTGGCTCACTGTCAATACGAGCCGGTGGTACCTGGAGAACAGAGAATAGTAATATTACTTCTTTTGAGAGAGGAGTGTGGAAAAGTAATTAACCTGGAAAAGTAATTAACATGGAAATCTAAGAAAATCATTTCTAACTCCTTTATAATATAACCTACTAAAACATAAAGCATAAATACTACTTCTAAGAACAACTCAGTACATGAGTCCATTTCCTGAAAAAATCATCCAACTCTAtactgacataaaaaaataatgtaggtATTTGATGGTGAGATAGCTGTAGTTGgagttttttcctctttcattttaGCTGTTTTGATTTAAAACAAATAGCTTAAGAATGATTTCAATTTAAATACGATATTTTTCGGCAGTTTGGCCTCTTTTATagaaagaatgaagaagggcACTGGCTAGTGACCTGATCCCATAAAAGAAATAGCGAACACCTTTAGGAGTCACTCCTCTGAGAGAAATGgtctacaatataataataataataataatagcaatccCTCGAGGACCTTTCGTACCTCTCGTATGTAATCATCAGGAACAATAACGGCCGAGCAGTCTGTCTCATCACTCTTGTCGGGGCAGTTGACTGCCAAGTCGCACCTCTGCATCTTCTGGATGCAGGTCCCATCATTGCAGGTGTACTGGTCAGAACGACAAgccgtgaggaggaggaggacaggatTTTCCGGGGGGCATCTGTCTCCTGAAAGCAGAGAAGATGATTTATTGCCTTTGATGTCTGAACCTGTATACTCAGGCTTGCCATACTCATGTGAATCTACGATGGATCTTCCACATGGAAGTGTATAATAACTAACACTCTAACAATCGGTTCTTCCTGCATTGGCCTCGGTCTTCTGTGGTGATGAGCGTCAGAGTTATTAGGGtctgaagaagaggagagagagtcctCTGCCCTATAAGACCCCTGAAGTCTACCTGAAGAGCTTAAAcgaggtacaggcagtccccagttgaCGATGGGGGTTCTGCTCCCAGCAGTGCGCTGTAACACGAAAAATGCTAAAAACTGGAACATCACAATAAACTGGAACACCACTTAAGGCACTGGAAAACCGCTTATGGCGCTGTGAGCCGAGCACCTTAAGTCAGAACGGCCGTAACTCAGGGACTGACTGACTACAGCTCATTTGTCTGTTTTCTTGACTTTTAAGGAAAATGCAATAACAGCCAAACAacaataccttatttttttatttttttagtttcagtTGTGGATACATATGCATTAATGATTAGCACTTTCATGCAGACATAGAAGAGAATTTGTAAAATGCTATTGACCACACTGTTTGATAACGTATGTTTgagatgaatttttaaaatatacaacaaaatattttcaatgcttTTCTCGCTCGAGTTTGTAactaaatttaaatcattatgAATACTGGATACGTATAACCAACACTAACAGTACATAATAAACACAGGACCTGCCTAAAAATGACATTGATTAATGATGTCCACATTAACAAAATATTGTTTACATGTAACGAAACAAAGTATGAAAAATCTATAAGTAGACCCAAGTATAATCTTAGTCGGGTCCCGTTTCAATATCAAATCtgggccaaaggacaagcactgggacctatgaggtcattcagcgctgaaatggaaattgacagtaaaaggtttgaaaggtgtaacaggaaagaaaacctcgcagttgcactatgaatcaagttttAGGAGAGtttggtggaaagtaagatagaagaaagataatatgaaaggaggtacagtaaaaggaacgaaagtggttgcagctaggggtcaaaggcacgctgcaaagaaccttaagtaatgcctatagcgcaccgcatgaggtccactgatggaaCTATCCCCCCACGGGCTTCACTCTCTTTGCAAGTAGCCAACAAGATCTCATTTCCAACCAACTAACCTGTTATGTTCCAGCGATGAAGCCCAAAAGGATACTGCATTGGACCTGTACTTTCCATTGTACCTCTAACATCGACTTCCAGAGAATTTTCTATCACCCACGTTTTATTACTCCAGAATATTCTGGAATTCGTGAATCCCTCAAAAACTGGTTTGTTGTCACTGAGGCCAGTGATCAGGTACTTGTGGTCGACCGCAGAGTCACGGCACAGACCTCGTAGCCTCAGGAGTGAAGTTTCCTTGAAAGTGCAGACGGTGCAGGTTTTGAAGGAGCAAGGATAAACAGCCCAGAATCCTATATGATAAGAGTCCATGTACACACAGCGGTATTCGGAAGTGGGATAGTCGTAACCATTTTGAAAGTTGGTGTAGGAGGCTGTTTCATTGGTGTAGATGTTGACATACTGGAAAGTTCCACCTCTCAGTTCAGGTCTTAAGCCAAGCCACAGATACATGCCCCAGTTAGCTGAGCATTTCTCTATAAAGTTCCTGGACACTTTGGTGATTAGTTGATTGTCTTCATCATTTTCTGGTATGGCAATACTTCCTTTCAACATACGACACAGCTGTTTCGACTCTTCGAAAGTCCGAACTTCTGGAAACATCACGTGCCTGGAAGCAACAACGCGACAGGCctctgtttctgatattttttctacCTGGATGCTACCAAAAACCTCCCACTCCTCATCAAAGCGCATGAAGGAAACGACCACATCCTCTGTTGTCATCTGCAAGTTACATTCAGTGAAAGCCTCCAGGATGTCATCGCCAAGGGCCTTTCGGAAGATGAGTAAGTCAGCAAGTTGCCCTTCGTAGGTCTGCTCGATGTTGAAGCCACTACCGTAGAGGTCTTGCTCTTGTCCAGCCATGAGTATCCCACCACCTGCAATTTCCAAAGGAGTATCACCAGCCGACTCGATTTTTCCGAAGTAAGTGTCAGAGTTTATCCTCAAGGTGTAAGACGCTTGTTCGAGGTCCACAGACAAGCACAGGCGAATCCAGGTGCGCAGAAACAAAAACTCCGCTTTAGGATAATGGATGATTCTTCCGCGCCCTCCACAGCAGATCAATTCTACAGAGGACTTTGACCAATCGAAATCTGAAATAAGACGTGGACAAAACTGATGTTAATTTCTAGTGCATTTAAGAGCAGTATGAATTTGCCAGAAAACCCAAAAATGGCATTTTTAACAGCTTGTACTAACATTAGCAAGACCAAGAGGAAAGTTAATTCCATTCCCAGATGTCAGCTGAAAACTTTTCTTCTAGTCCCCAATAACAACTTTCAAGTTTCCCAGAGGTCCCCTGAAGATGACCTAAGCACACAAAGGATAAGACATCTGACGAGCAATTAGAACCCATACTTGCTAAAGTGACCCACAAACATATTTCCAGAGTTTTACAACACATCGTCACAAAACTTTGCATTAACAAAccctactttctatagtttcaacAATGATTCGGAATTGGGGCACCGCACACTTGTTACTGTAACATCGCACAGGCAAAGACATCCAGAGTTTCAATTTTGTCAAGAGCACAAGATTCGTGCAGCAAAGTTTGATGGCGAGGAGTCTAAAACAGAGACCAGAAACTTACACAGCATGAACTCGTCTGGGAAGCCTTCGACGGAGTAACTTATCAAAGGCATCGTATCTGACCTGGTGTGGAGCAGGCGGACGTGGAAACACAAGGTGAGAGCTCGCAAGGCGGAGAGAGGAGTGCCCTTCCAGACTATCCTGGATTCCAGACTCGGCCGGCCGTCGGACTGGAGGTAGACAGCCATGTGTGGGAACTGTCCCTTCGCCAGGCCTTTTGGGGGTAAAGAGTAAGCTCAAGAAGGAACTTTTTTTACGCCAAAATCGAAGACATTTAAGCTACGAGTGTCCAAACTGAGACTCTGAATATCTATGCTTATGTAGACCAACATTCACTAATGTTTACCATTTGTGGTTTTGTAACcgtggaaggaaaaaaacaagaataatcaGTAGCAAGATGCAATGTAAATTTGCTTCTATGGTTCCACTTTTAAGATTTAGGAGTACTAGTGAATTCTTATTTTCTGACATGTCACGTCTAAATTTGGATCAGGCACTATGGCTAATTATTAAGCTACTTTTTGCGTACGCAATCTTACAAAACTGGTTGAACGTTTGAAAGCTAAGTCTTCAgtgtactaaataataataaaataataataataataataagtatctaaataataataataataataataatatataataataaaataataataataataatggtgaaaatcTACACTGACaagtttaaactatatatatatatatatatatatatatatatatacattatttaaacatatcagtataatatatatatatatatatatatatatatatatatatatatatataatatatatatacataagcacatGAATCACAACGTAAGTGGTAGAATATAGtatgatagatagagatagaatatattagtatatatatatatattattaatatattatatctatattatatatgtatatatattatatttatatattagatatatatgaatagatagtaatatatattataatatatatatatagagatatatataatatatatatatgtaattatatatatatatatatatatagacatatgattgatatatatatatatatatatatatacacacatatatatatatatattatatatatatatattattatatatatatatatagatatacatatatacatatatatatatatatacatatatatataatatatatataaatatatatatatatatatatatatatatatatattatataatatatatatatatatatatagtattatatatgtatatataaacatatatatatatatatatatatatatatatatatatatataccatagattatatatatatatatatatatatatccatatatatatatacaacttacgTTGTGATTCatgtgcttatgtatatatatatatatatatatatatatatatatatatatatatatatatatatatattatttaatactgatatgtttaaataatgtatatatatatatatatatatatatatatatatatatatatatatatatatattatatatatatatagtttaaacttGTCAGTGTAGATTttcaccaattattattattattattattattattattattattattattattattattattattattattattatttaaatacacTAAAGACTTAGctttcaaatgtatatatatatatatctacatatatatatacatatattacatatctatatatatatatatatatataattattattattattatattatatattgctactttcaaaatgcatatatttcCTCTTTGACTGtacaaaatgttatatataagattgtgcaacatttttcaaaTTCCTAGCTAGCTTAAAATTAGGAtgctttaaatgtgtgttcagattttgcgtaacataatgtaaaagaatatataacgtagaatgtaaaaagagagagatttactttgtccgttcaaaactaggattgtttccctaacctgtcaacacgtttgattagagacctcgagtcttcgttgtgttttgggattctgtcatcacttatgataagggacttctgcttcgatcgatcgagtcgagtacgtgtctttgtttaACAGACTGATTTCATACgggtatgtctttgccgagtgccacatgcagatttcacattttatctgtaaagttgcgtcagatttcgaagcttctggaagaattattgcccaaaacgttttgtgccagatccactgttcagcttccgtaagggagaagttattcattacatcttagaaccgcaaggcgttcagatctctctctctccatcacacggcacttttgattttaaagtaacgtaacgatttcatacctactgaatggtcacttgtaacttgtagatttcagattttatatttcttagagtttatttagtgttttttgtggaatctgaacaacattgtgtaacggcgcctggttttgtgaaaatgtgaaacaaactgcagcaagaaagaaagaaattggtataccaaaaaggtaaagtgtgttatatttttattagttgcaactaataactaatagtaacagtggtttggtaaaaactaatatctaatggttatgatggtttgagtgaaaagatttacatttttacacattgcaaatttttgtgtttgtttcattgaaagtgatttttatgttttgtgcatttattcattttcttattgaagtgtttatttttgtgcatttgtccaatttcttattgaagtgtgtctttttattttatattctgtgtgattggtactttttacaattttggtattttccgcatttgtctgttttcatttgcattcacaatttaattaacttagttattttcattgcttaatcattgcacattcaattaaatttaacacttgtgaattaagttgcatttacttagaattcttttcaagttttattattatggaggagttatggagttccatttgacaacgtctctgtgtgtggtgtgtgtgtgtgtgagagagaggaggagagagatgagagagagcgagagagagagagagagatagagagagagagagggttgtaatttctgtatggatagttaatgactgaattggttgttggtgggtgggtgggttctgggctgtctgctggtgctgttggagtttagagttctgtgttttcagtgagttttcagtcagtctttggtgagagctggtgatagtcgGTGGTGTCGACAGCGATCTAGTGAAGGCATTGAGATTCGTTTGAGTTGTgtattgttgatttgttgttggttgttattaagtttgatgttaattgatttagagccgagttgttggatttgttgtgcttgtgagtttttgTTGAGTTATTGTGAGATGctatggttgagggttgttgttgggagctgttgtggtttcttggtgggttgtgagttgttgaaggttgttattggtgagctgttatgattccttggtgttgttagtgggtgtgtgtgtgtgttgcctttttgtgttgttgtttttgtgttggtggttgtgttccatggttgttgtgttgttgttgggttgtagtccttggttgttgtgttattgggttttgggttgtggttcttggttgttgttgtcgttggtatttctgtgaccttaaccagcggacagcacaggatagcctggagtatctggattggcggagttggtaagtacatgtgtttgtgtttttgttgttgttgttctgtgtgtaggtatagttcaattgtcctgctgtattctgaagtgtaaagtagaaagtgtgactggggtgagttgggcagctggactgattaggtatatgtgggggggattctgcagcttgtttttgagcttgtgattccgccacattatttttggcgcccgaacagggactgttggtgcggcagctgcagggaaattggggtagtgagttgtttgattggtggagaaagtgaggatggaagggttgaaggagatagagaggctaaGGGAGGAGCTGaagttggcgagggaagctaaggtaaggttggaagtagagaatgagaggttgagggtagagtgtgaaaagcagaagagggagttagaggaaatgagaggaatgctaaggagtgcaaacgtggaaatgaaagaagaggtgaaaggagaggaagagagaatggttgagaaaatggatgaaaaattgggggcaatgatgaatgcagtgcaagagatgatgcaggaaatgatgaagggattcatgggagagggagctgtaggaggtaggcctactgggtcttgtgacgggacaggagtggtaaaggaagcgaaagagcgagtggatgagagtacgagtgacgaaggtgatttggttgtgataggtaagggaaagaaggggaagacacaggataaggataaacctgaggacaagaataagaagggggctgaggaaaagaagactaagggaaagaa encodes:
- the LOC135218476 gene encoding ligand-gated ion channel 50-like → MSIQPIDTLGMKMTFDANVTLMWRDNRLDMLSLNYAETLNVIRSGERIWQPDFLFEDYTGSEADTILRWETFVAVMHSGPLPDDVTRVKEDEIYPGSNNSLKLTQTFNVKVSCQMNFVNYPFDTQRCYFKIRMKYFTQDLVAFKTSNDVVEFRGSANLGEYEVESLTMEDAEWYNYSGRKIVISMDNLSGFHISSTYVPTFLMVVISYSTLYFDLNDFNDRIMVSLTALLVLATLFTQISEISPKTSYLKLLDVWFVFTIFISFSIIIILVVINHLNMQEARERVAPVKMKRFLYPVPERSRKVNAFCQVAIPSILVALIIAYIIFSTS